One window of the Tubulanus polymorphus chromosome 11, tnTubPoly1.2, whole genome shotgun sequence genome contains the following:
- the LOC141912842 gene encoding UDP-N-acetylhexosamine pyrophosphorylase-like isoform X1 — protein MKGKMDIDALQANLVKYGQGHLLQYWDTLNDAEKKTFYADLVELDLERINRYFNRCIATLTDEVSKLDSKMQPIPRDSCGSITRTESDILDEYWGEGLRLVSQNKVAVLLMAGGQGTRLGVPYPKGMYNVGLVSEKTLYQLQAERIRRVEMLAREKTGNIGNIIWYIMTSEHTKEPTLEFFDKHDFFGLPKENVVVFEQFQLPCMTFEGKIILDQKHRIAKAPDGNGGLYRALGETGILKHMEDHNIQHIHVYGVDNILVKMADPHFIGFCSKLGADCGAKVVEKAFPTEPVGVVCKVSGVYEVVEYSEISQSTAELCNPDGTLKYNAGNICNHYFTLDFLKDVVTNHEDKLKHHIAKKKIAYVKNGKQIKPTEPNGIKMEKFVFDVFQFSQNFVVWEVLREDEFSPLKNADGAAKDTPTTSRQSVFHLHRRFITEAGGKLTWKDGSKIADAPRRHAPNYTSEKDVDTVHVEVSPLVSYLGEGLEKLVNGKTFIPPVHIERTSTGEITIESS, from the exons atgaagGGTAAAATGGACATCGACGCGTTGCAAGCGAACCTCGTCAAATACGGTCAAGGTCATTTGCTGCAGTATTGGGACACGTTGAACGACGCCGAGAAGAAAACGTTCTACGCCGACCTCGTCGAACTCGACCTCGAGCGCATCAATCGTTACTTCAACCGGTGCATCGCGACGCTCACCGACGAAGTGTCGAAATTGGACTCGAAGATGCAGCCGATTCCGCGCGATTCGTGCGGTAGTATTACCCGTACCGAATCGGACATACTCGATGAATATTGGGGAGAAG GTTTGCGTTTGGTCTCGCAGAACAAAGTGGCCGTTTTACTAATGGCAGGTGGTCAGGGTACGCGACTCGGCGTGCCGTATCCGAAAGGCATGTACAACGTCGGTCTCGTGTCGGAGAAAACGCTCTACCAACTACAAGCTGAACGGATCCGCCGCGTCGAGATgttagcgcgagaaaaaaccGGAAATATCGGCAACATTATTTG GTACATAATGACGAGTGAACACACGAAAGAACCGACGCTGGAATTCTTCGACAAACACGATTTCTTCGGTTTGCCGAAAGAGAACGTCGTCGTATTCGAACAGTTTCAACTGCCGTGTATGACGTTCGAAGGAAAAATCATCTTAGATCAAAAGCACAGAATAGCCAAAGCTCCGG ATGGTAATGGTGGGTTGTATAGAGCGTTAGGAGAAACCGGTATACTAAAACACATGGAAGACCACAATATTCAACATATACACGTGTACGGCGTGGATAATATACTCGTCAAAATGGCCGACCCGCACTTTATAGGATTCTGTTCAAAACTAGGAGCTGATTGCGGAGCGAAG GTGGTTGAAAAAGCGTTTCCGACGGAGCCGGTCGGCGTCGTGTGTAAAGTCAGCGGCGTTTACGAAGTGGTCGAGTACAGCGAAATCTCTCAGTCGACGGCCGAGTTGTGCAATCCGGACGGCACTCTGAAATACAACGCCGGAAACATCTGTAATCATTATTTCACGCTGGATTTCCTAAAAGATGTCGTCAC GAATCACGAAGACAAACTGAAACATCATATAGCTAAGAAAAAGATCGCGtacgtgaaaaatggcaaacagATAAAACCGACTGAGCCGAATGGTATCAAAATGGAGAAGTTTGTTTTCGACGTCTTCCAGTTTTCTCA AAATTTCGTCGTATGGGAAGTCCTACGCGAGGACGAGTTCTCGCCGTTGAAGAATGCAGATGGCGCCGCGAAAGATACGCCGACCACGTCTCGTCAGTCGGTCTTCCATTTACATCGACGTTTCATCACGGAAGCCGGCGGAAAACTCACGTGGAAAGACGGCTCAAAGATTGCCGATGCGCCGAG ACGACACGCTCCAAACTATACAAg tgaaaaagATGTGGATACAGTCCATGTTGAAGTATCGCCTCTCGTTTCCTACTTGGGTGAA GGACTCGAGAAGTTAGTGAACGGTAAAACGTTTATACCTCCAGTTCATATAGAAAGGACGTCGACGGGTGAAATCACGATCGAATCTTCGTAG
- the LOC141912842 gene encoding UDP-N-acetylhexosamine pyrophosphorylase-like isoform X2 has protein sequence MKGKMDIDALQANLVKYGQGHLLQYWDTLNDAEKKTFYADLVELDLERINRYFNRCIATLTDEVSKLDSKMQPIPRDSCGSITRTESDILDEYWGEGLRLVSQNKVAVLLMAGGQGTRLGVPYPKGMYNVGLVSEKTLYQLQAERIRRVEMLAREKTGNIGNIIWYIMTSEHTKEPTLEFFDKHDFFGLPKENVVVFEQFQLPCMTFEGKIILDQKHRIAKAPDGNGGLYRALGETGILKHMEDHNIQHIHVYGVDNILVKMADPHFIGFCSKLGADCGAKVVEKAFPTEPVGVVCKVSGVYEVVEYSEISQSTAELCNPDGTLKYNAGNICNHYFTLDFLKDVVTNHEDKLKHHIAKKKIAYVKNGKQIKPTEPNGIKMEKFVFDVFQFSQNFVVWEVLREDEFSPLKNADGAAKDTPTTSRQSVFHLHRRFITEAGGKLTWKDGSKIADAPSEKDVDTVHVEVSPLVSYLGEGLEKLVNGKTFIPPVHIERTSTGEITIESS, from the exons atgaagGGTAAAATGGACATCGACGCGTTGCAAGCGAACCTCGTCAAATACGGTCAAGGTCATTTGCTGCAGTATTGGGACACGTTGAACGACGCCGAGAAGAAAACGTTCTACGCCGACCTCGTCGAACTCGACCTCGAGCGCATCAATCGTTACTTCAACCGGTGCATCGCGACGCTCACCGACGAAGTGTCGAAATTGGACTCGAAGATGCAGCCGATTCCGCGCGATTCGTGCGGTAGTATTACCCGTACCGAATCGGACATACTCGATGAATATTGGGGAGAAG GTTTGCGTTTGGTCTCGCAGAACAAAGTGGCCGTTTTACTAATGGCAGGTGGTCAGGGTACGCGACTCGGCGTGCCGTATCCGAAAGGCATGTACAACGTCGGTCTCGTGTCGGAGAAAACGCTCTACCAACTACAAGCTGAACGGATCCGCCGCGTCGAGATgttagcgcgagaaaaaaccGGAAATATCGGCAACATTATTTG GTACATAATGACGAGTGAACACACGAAAGAACCGACGCTGGAATTCTTCGACAAACACGATTTCTTCGGTTTGCCGAAAGAGAACGTCGTCGTATTCGAACAGTTTCAACTGCCGTGTATGACGTTCGAAGGAAAAATCATCTTAGATCAAAAGCACAGAATAGCCAAAGCTCCGG ATGGTAATGGTGGGTTGTATAGAGCGTTAGGAGAAACCGGTATACTAAAACACATGGAAGACCACAATATTCAACATATACACGTGTACGGCGTGGATAATATACTCGTCAAAATGGCCGACCCGCACTTTATAGGATTCTGTTCAAAACTAGGAGCTGATTGCGGAGCGAAG GTGGTTGAAAAAGCGTTTCCGACGGAGCCGGTCGGCGTCGTGTGTAAAGTCAGCGGCGTTTACGAAGTGGTCGAGTACAGCGAAATCTCTCAGTCGACGGCCGAGTTGTGCAATCCGGACGGCACTCTGAAATACAACGCCGGAAACATCTGTAATCATTATTTCACGCTGGATTTCCTAAAAGATGTCGTCAC GAATCACGAAGACAAACTGAAACATCATATAGCTAAGAAAAAGATCGCGtacgtgaaaaatggcaaacagATAAAACCGACTGAGCCGAATGGTATCAAAATGGAGAAGTTTGTTTTCGACGTCTTCCAGTTTTCTCA AAATTTCGTCGTATGGGAAGTCCTACGCGAGGACGAGTTCTCGCCGTTGAAGAATGCAGATGGCGCCGCGAAAGATACGCCGACCACGTCTCGTCAGTCGGTCTTCCATTTACATCGACGTTTCATCACGGAAGCCGGCGGAAAACTCACGTGGAAAGACGGCTCAAAGATTGCCGATGCGCCGAG tgaaaaagATGTGGATACAGTCCATGTTGAAGTATCGCCTCTCGTTTCCTACTTGGGTGAA GGACTCGAGAAGTTAGTGAACGGTAAAACGTTTATACCTCCAGTTCATATAGAAAGGACGTCGACGGGTGAAATCACGATCGAATCTTCGTAG